A part of Miscanthus floridulus cultivar M001 chromosome 6, ASM1932011v1, whole genome shotgun sequence genomic DNA contains:
- the LOC136458571 gene encoding scopoletin glucosyltransferase-like gives MAIKDEQQPLHILFLPFLAPGHLIPIADMAALFAARGVKCTILTTPVNAQVIRSAVDRANDASRGTEGALAINIAVVPFPDVGLPPGVECGPALNSMEDREKFFHAVQLLREPFDRFLEENRPDAVVTDSFFDWSADAAAEYDVPRIAFLGSSLFSRACSDTTVRNNPVEAAPDDPDALVLLPGLPHRVELRRSQMFEPKKRPEHWAFMQRGNAADQRSYGEVFNSFHELEPDYLKHYTTTLGRRAWLVGPVALASKDAATRGASNGLSPDADGCQQWLDTKPEGSVVYVSFGTLAHFSPPELRELARGLDLSGKNFVWVISGDADTEESEWMPDGFAELMARGDRGFIIRGWAPQMLILTHPAVGGFVTHCGWNSTLEAMAAGVPMVTWPRFADQFYNEKLVVELLKVGVGVGSTDYASKLETRRVIGGEVIAKAIGRVMGDGEDAEAIREKAKELGEKARRAVAKGGSSYNDVGRLVDELMPRMSSVNV, from the coding sequence ATGGCCATCAAAGATGAGCAGCAGCCGCTGCACATCCTCTTCTTACCGTTCCTCGCGCCGGGGCACCTCATCCCAATCGCCGACATGGCCGCTCTCTTCGCCGCCCGAGGCGTCAAGTGCACCATCCTCACCACCCCGGTGAATGCCCAAGTCATCCGCTCGGCGGTGGACCGCGCCAACGACGCCTCCCGCGGCACCGAGGGCGCCCTGGCCATCAACATCGCCGTCGTGCCTTTCCCCGACGTTGGGCTGCCGCCTGGCGTCGAGTGCGGCCCGGCCCTCAATTCCATGGAGGACCGCGAAAAGTTCTTCCACGCGGTCCAGTTACTCCGCGAGCCGTTCGACCGGTTCTTGGAGGAGAATCGCCCCGACGCCGTGGTGACCGACAGCTTCTTCGACTGgtccgccgacgccgccgcggAGTACGACGTCCCACGGATAGCGTTCCTCGGCAGCAGCTTGTTCTCGCGGGCCTGCAGCGACACTACGGTGCGCAACAACCCCGTGGAGGCCGCCCCCGACGACCCCGACGCACTCGTGCTGCTTCCGGGGCTGCCGCACCGCGTCGAACTGAGGCGCAGCCAAATGTTTGAGCCCAAGAAGCGGCCGGAGCACTGGGCCTTCATGCAGCGCGGAAACGCCGCGGACCAGAGGAGCTACGGCGAGGTGTTCAACAGCTTCCACGAGCTGGAGCCGGACTACTTGAAGCACTACACCACGACGCTCGGGCGCCGCGCATGGCTCGTCGGGCCGGTCGCGCTCGCCAGCAAGGACGCGGCGACGAGGGGCGCCAGCAACGGTCTCTCGCCGGACGCGGACGGCTGCCAGCAGTGGCTCGACACCAAGCCGGAGGGCTCGGTGGTGTACGTGTCCTTCGGCACGCTGGCCCATTTCTCACCGCCTGAGCTGCGCGAACTCGCACGCGGCCTCGACCTGTCCGGCAAGAACTTCGTCTGGGTCATCAGCGGCGACGCAGACACCGAGGAGTCGGAATGGATGCCCGATGGGTTCGCGGAGCTGATGGCGCGCGGCGACCGCGGCTTCATCATCCGGGGCTGGGCGCCGCAGATGCTGATCCTGACCCACCCGGCGGTGGGCGGGTTCGTGACGCACTGCGGGTGGAACTCGACCCTGGAGGCCATGGCCGCTGGCGTGCCTATGGTGACGTGGCCGCGCTTCGCCGACCAGTTCTACAATGAGAAGCTGGTGGTGGAGCTACTCAAGGTTGGTGTCGGCGTGGGGTCTACGGACTACGCGTCGAAGCTTGAGACACGGCGCGTGATCGGCGGCGAGGTGATCGCGAAGGCCATCGGGAGAGTGATGGGCGACGGCGAGGACGCGGAGGCAATACGGGAGAAGGCCAAGGAGCTCGGGGAGAAGGCCAGGCGCGCCGTGGCCAAGGGTGGGTCATCTTACAATGATGTTGGACGGTTAGTGGACGAGCTGATGCCTCGCATGAGCTCCGTCAATGTCTGA